In the genome of Neofelis nebulosa isolate mNeoNeb1 chromosome 6, mNeoNeb1.pri, whole genome shotgun sequence, one region contains:
- the LOC131513409 gene encoding large ribosomal subunit protein uL22-like — MVRYSLDPENLTKSCKSRGSNLRVHFKNTRETAQAIKGMHIRKATKYLKDVTLQKQCVPFRRYNGGVGRCAQAKQWGWTQGWWPKKSAEFLLHMLKNAESNAELKGLDVDSLVIEHIQVNKAPQMRRRTYRAHGRINPYMSSPCHIEMILTEKEQIVPKPEEEVAQKKKISQKKLKKQKLMARE; from the coding sequence ATGGTTCGCTATTCACTTGACCCGGAAAACCTGACAAAATCATGCAAATCAAGAGGTTCAAATCTTCGTGTTCACTTTAAGAACACACGGGAAACTGCCCAGGCCATCAAGGGTATGCATATCCGAAAAGCCACCAAGTATCTGAAAGATGTCACTTTGCAGAAGCAATGTGTGCCATTCCGACGCTACAATGGTGGAGTTGGTAGGTGTGCCCAGGCCAAACAGTGGGGCTGGACACAGGGTTGGTGGCCCAAAAAGAGTGCCGAATTTTTACTGCacatgcttaaaaatgcagagagtaATGCTGAACTTAAGGGTTTAGATGTAGATTCTCTGGTCATTGAGCACATCCAGGTGAACAAAGCCCCCCAAATGCGGCGTAGAACTTACAGGGCTCATGGTCGGATTAACCCATACATGAGCTCTCCCTGCCACATTGAGATGATCCTTACTGAAAAAGAGCAGATTGTTCCTAAACCAGAAGAGGAGgttgcacagaagaaaaagatatcccagaagaaactgaagaaacaaaaacttatggcCCGGGAGTAA